The genomic window TTCACCACCGTTTTGATATATTGCATGTAGACAAATTGGATGGAGAAATCGAAAAAATACTTTTTGGCCTGGGTTTTCAAAATCATCAGTTGGATTTACAAGCCAGCACATTTAGTGGTGGCTGGAGAATGAGAATTGAGTTGGCAAAACTATTGCTCTCAAAACCCAAAGCATTATTGCTCGATGAGCCCAACAATCATCTCGATATACTTTCAATCATTTGGTTGGAAAAATATCTGGCGGATTATCCCGGTACGGTATTGTTGATTTCACATGACCTTCAGTTTCTTGACAAGCTAGCAAAAAGAGTAATTGAAATTGATCGAGCAAGGATTTATGATTACAAAGGAAATTATTCTCAATATAAATTATACAGGGCCGAACGCAAAGAAATAGAGTTGAACGAATACAAATCACAACAACGTGTGATTCAGCATAAAGAAGCTTTGATTGACAAATTCAGGGCAAAAGCCAATAAAGCCAGTTTTGCGAAATCTCTGCAGAAAGAACTAGACCGCACTGAGATGATGGATGCTCCGGAAGAAGAATTGTCTTCAATCCGATTAAGATTCCAACCATCCCGACAAAGTGGAAGAGTAGTGTTGGAAGCTCATCATCTCAGTAAATCATACGGAGAGAAAAATGTATTTGAAAATATAGAAATGCTCATAGAACGTGGTCAGAAATTGAGTTTCGTAGGAGGAAATGGCAATGGGAAAAGTACCATGGTCAAATTGATTTGTGATGAAATTAAACCCAGCGAGGGTGAAATTAAAGTGGGTTACGAAGTCAAAATCGGATATTATGCTCAAGAACACACAGAAATTCTGAATGTTAATAAAAACGTATTGGAGACCATAGAAGATGCTGCAATTCCGACCATCAGACCTTTCATACGTAAATTGCTTGGAGGCTTAGGATTTGAAGGGCAGGATGTAGATAAAAAGATTAAGGTATTGTCAGGAGGAGAAAAAGCCAGAGTAAGATTAGCCATGCTTTTGGTTAATGAACATAATCTGCT from Saprospiraceae bacterium includes these protein-coding regions:
- a CDS encoding ABC-F family ATP-binding cassette domain-containing protein; this translates as MIRLSNVSLFFGERALLKDVNLTFSPGEKVAITGRNGTGKSTMFKLITGEYKADVGSVEIPNDYTVGILKQELPEDRGLSVRDELMRSLTEIQLLKDELTSIEHKLHNPELDADEMSRLLDRQEWIHHRFDILHVDKLDGEIEKILFGLGFQNHQLDLQASTFSGGWRMRIELAKLLLSKPKALLLDEPNNHLDILSIIWLEKYLADYPGTVLLISHDLQFLDKLAKRVIEIDRARIYDYKGNYSQYKLYRAERKEIELNEYKSQQRVIQHKEALIDKFRAKANKASFAKSLQKELDRTEMMDAPEEELSSIRLRFQPSRQSGRVVLEAHHLSKSYGEKNVFENIEMLIERGQKLSFVGGNGNGKSTMVKLICDEIKPSEGEIKVGYEVKIGYYAQEHTEILNVNKNVLETIEDAAIPTIRPFIRKLLGGLGFEGQDVDKKIKVLSGGEKARVRLAMLLVNEHNLLILDEPTHHLDIPSKDSLKEAIIHYGGTVIIVSHDREFLRGIASRTISFEDHTIKSYEGDIDYFIEKSGVENTQGGLNTPKSVQKGSMETLKSPDEGRKLQKQIQTVEKSIEKLEESIKSIEVKMANADFFTNTSSDKIIAEYDSIKKDLKQKTSEWEELMTALEIIS